From Echinicola soli, a single genomic window includes:
- a CDS encoding SDR family oxidoreductase, translated as MKILLTGATGYIGKRLLPSLVRMGHEVVCCVRDKNRFEPPPSIRKNIQVVEVDFLEEKTLSNVPKDINAAYYLIHSMSSADDFAELERKSAQNFRKSLEESHVEQVIYLGGIVNNEVLSKHLVSRKAVENELGTGNYHFTALRAGIIIGSGSASFEIIRDLVEKLPIMIAPRWLKTRCQPIAIRDVISFLSQSLLEPKAFDNAFDIGGPDILSYRQMLLGYAKNRGLSRRIWTVPVMTPRLSSYWLFFVTSTSYKLAVALVDSMKIEVVCHPNNLAQNLGIQPMNYQEALNAAFTKIESNEVISSWKDSLISGRFENNLSEYIQIPTHGCFVDKRSVPISDERKTLDRIFAIGGNTGWYYGNWLWQLRGFMDKIVGGVGLRRGRTHPSTINSGDTVDFWRVLYARKDEKRLLLYAEMKVPGDAWLEFKIEDNHLIQTATFRPKGLWGRGYWYAVYPFHGPIFGGMVKKLAG; from the coding sequence GTGAAAATTCTACTTACAGGTGCTACCGGCTACATAGGTAAACGACTACTTCCATCCCTCGTTAGAATGGGACATGAAGTGGTCTGTTGTGTGAGGGACAAGAACCGCTTTGAGCCACCTCCCTCCATTCGCAAGAATATTCAAGTAGTAGAAGTGGATTTTTTGGAAGAGAAGACCCTGTCCAATGTTCCCAAAGATATCAATGCCGCCTATTATTTGATCCATTCCATGTCCAGTGCAGATGATTTTGCTGAACTGGAAAGAAAATCTGCTCAAAATTTTCGCAAAAGTCTTGAAGAAAGCCATGTTGAGCAGGTAATTTATCTCGGGGGTATCGTCAATAACGAGGTACTGTCCAAGCACTTGGTCAGCAGAAAAGCCGTAGAGAATGAGCTGGGCACAGGAAATTACCATTTTACTGCCCTGCGTGCAGGCATTATCATTGGATCAGGCAGTGCCTCATTTGAGATTATCAGGGATTTGGTAGAAAAACTACCAATAATGATTGCACCTCGCTGGCTCAAGACCCGCTGTCAGCCCATTGCAATTCGCGATGTCATCAGCTTCCTCAGCCAATCACTATTGGAGCCGAAAGCTTTTGACAATGCTTTTGATATTGGAGGCCCGGATATCCTTTCGTACAGACAAATGCTGCTTGGTTATGCCAAAAACCGTGGCCTGAGCAGAAGAATCTGGACGGTACCGGTGATGACACCCCGTCTCTCCTCCTACTGGCTGTTTTTTGTGACCAGCACTTCCTACAAGCTTGCTGTCGCATTAGTGGACAGTATGAAAATAGAAGTAGTCTGTCACCCCAATAACTTGGCCCAAAACCTTGGTATCCAACCGATGAATTATCAGGAAGCCCTCAACGCGGCATTCACCAAAATAGAATCCAATGAGGTCATTTCCAGCTGGAAAGACTCGCTGATCAGTGGACGCTTTGAGAACAATCTTTCAGAATACATACAGATTCCTACCCATGGGTGTTTTGTGGACAAAAGAAGCGTTCCCATCAGCGATGAGCGCAAAACCCTTGATCGAATTTTTGCCATCGGTGGCAATACCGGCTGGTATTATGGCAACTGGCTGTGGCAGCTTCGAGGCTTTATGGACAAGATAGTTGGCGGCGTGGGACTTCGCCGGGGCCGCACACATCCCAGCACCATTAATTCGGGCGATACGGTGGACTTTTGGCGTGTACTCTATGCCAGAAAAGATGAAAAACGACTTTTGCTTTATGCCGAAATGAAAGTCCCTGGGGACGCGTGGCTGGAATTCAAAATCGAAGACAACCACCTCATCCAAACGGCCACCTTCAGACCCAAGGGACTTTGGGGAAGAGGCTATTGGTATGCCGTCTATCCCTTCCATGGTCCGATATTCGGAGGGATGGTCAAGAAGTTGGCAGGCTAG
- a CDS encoding acetyl-CoA C-acyltransferase has product MKEVYIISAVRTPLGSFGGKLSSLTAVELGAQAIKGALERAQVASDQVEEVIMGNVLSANLGQAPARQAAIGAGIGYDVPCTTVNKVCASGMKSVIFAAQSIMTGQSEVIVAGGMESMSNVPYYIPKARFGYKFGNGEFIDGLAKDGLHEVYYNFPMGNCAENTAKKRNISREAQDEYAIQSYQRAAEAWKNNVFKDEVIPVTYRGRKGETITVDEDEEYKNVIFEKIPSLRPVFDKEGSVTAANASTMNDGASALVLMSKEKAEALGLKPIAKILGFADAATDPIWFTTAPALAIPKAIKNAGINAEDVDYYEINEAFSAVAIANQAELKIAKDRLNIFGGAVSLGHPLGASGARIMATLYTALQQKDGKIGVAGICNGGGGASAIVIKRMK; this is encoded by the coding sequence ATGAAAGAAGTATATATCATCTCAGCAGTAAGAACTCCCTTGGGGAGTTTTGGAGGCAAGCTCTCAAGTCTCACTGCAGTGGAACTGGGGGCTCAAGCCATCAAAGGCGCATTAGAACGGGCACAGGTCGCATCGGACCAAGTCGAAGAAGTGATCATGGGAAATGTCCTGTCCGCAAACCTGGGACAAGCTCCCGCTCGCCAAGCGGCCATAGGTGCAGGCATTGGCTATGATGTTCCCTGCACCACCGTCAACAAAGTCTGTGCATCGGGAATGAAGTCCGTCATATTTGCTGCCCAATCCATCATGACCGGACAGAGCGAAGTCATCGTGGCCGGAGGTATGGAAAGCATGTCCAATGTCCCCTACTACATTCCCAAAGCCCGCTTTGGCTACAAGTTCGGCAACGGAGAATTTATCGATGGCCTTGCTAAGGACGGATTGCACGAGGTATATTATAACTTCCCCATGGGCAACTGTGCTGAAAATACCGCAAAGAAAAGGAACATCAGCCGTGAAGCGCAAGATGAATATGCCATCCAGTCCTACCAACGCGCTGCCGAAGCCTGGAAAAACAATGTCTTCAAGGACGAAGTAATTCCGGTCACCTATAGAGGCAGAAAGGGTGAGACCATCACAGTAGATGAAGACGAAGAATACAAAAACGTTATTTTCGAAAAAATACCATCACTGCGGCCGGTCTTTGATAAAGAAGGCTCGGTAACCGCTGCCAACGCTTCCACCATGAACGATGGTGCATCAGCCTTAGTACTGATGAGCAAGGAAAAAGCAGAAGCCCTTGGGCTAAAACCTATCGCAAAAATCCTGGGCTTCGCCGATGCGGCCACGGATCCCATCTGGTTTACCACCGCTCCTGCGCTGGCCATTCCCAAAGCCATCAAAAACGCAGGAATAAACGCGGAAGATGTGGATTACTATGAAATCAATGAGGCTTTCTCTGCAGTGGCCATCGCAAATCAAGCCGAATTAAAAATCGCAAAAGATCGTCTTAACATTTTTGGTGGAGCAGTATCGCTCGGGCACCCTTTGGGTGCATCAGGCGCCAGGATCATGGCCACCCTGTACACCGCACTCCAGCAGAAAGATGGTAAAATCGGCGTAGCAGGCATCTGTAATGGCGGCGGAGGGGCTTCGGCTATCGTCATCAAACGCATGAAATAA
- a CDS encoding GNAT family N-acetyltransferase encodes MQEIIAPVDRELLKKELTPERFLRHTNNGDNQVYLVNHHNSPHIMREIGRLREVTFRGAGGGTGLPLDIDENDTCENCYEQLIAWNPLEEEIIAGYRLIDCNKAGQNDHGEVNLSTAHLFKFTEKFKSDYLPYTIELGRSFVQPKYQPRKDNRKGIFSLDNLWDGLGAVVALHPEVKYLFGKVTMYPHFNAEARDLLLYFMNYYFPDNEHLVEPLSPLPYKTDVSKFKGFFDGLDYKEGYKELNTRVRALGENIPPLINTYMNLSPTMKTFGTAMNNEFGAVEETGIMITLTDIYDSKKHRHIETFERDKFFDKKVEE; translated from the coding sequence ATGCAAGAGATAATAGCACCTGTAGATAGGGAACTTTTAAAAAAAGAGTTGACACCAGAGCGTTTCCTGCGCCATACCAATAATGGAGATAATCAGGTTTACCTGGTCAATCACCACAATTCCCCCCATATTATGCGGGAAATAGGAAGGCTGCGAGAAGTTACTTTCAGAGGTGCTGGGGGGGGGACTGGCCTTCCGCTTGACATCGATGAAAATGATACTTGCGAAAATTGTTACGAACAGCTTATCGCCTGGAATCCCCTTGAGGAAGAAATCATCGCAGGATACAGACTCATCGACTGCAACAAGGCCGGCCAGAACGACCATGGTGAGGTAAACCTCTCTACAGCGCATTTGTTTAAGTTTACCGAGAAGTTTAAGTCTGATTACTTGCCGTATACCATTGAGCTGGGGCGGTCATTTGTGCAGCCAAAATACCAGCCAAGAAAGGACAATCGCAAAGGAATATTTTCCTTGGACAATCTCTGGGACGGTCTGGGAGCAGTGGTGGCGCTACATCCTGAGGTAAAATACCTCTTTGGTAAGGTGACCATGTATCCACATTTCAATGCGGAAGCGCGTGACTTGCTGCTTTATTTTATGAATTATTATTTCCCGGATAATGAGCATCTAGTGGAGCCATTAAGTCCACTTCCTTACAAAACAGATGTGTCCAAGTTTAAGGGGTTTTTTGATGGACTGGATTATAAGGAGGGCTATAAGGAACTGAACACTAGAGTACGCGCTCTGGGAGAAAATATCCCACCACTGATCAATACTTATATGAATCTTTCCCCTACCATGAAGACCTTTGGAACGGCGATGAATAATGAATTTGGCGCGGTGGAAGAGACAGGAATCATGATTACACTGACCGATATCTACGATAGCAAAAAACACCGTCATATCGAAACATTCGAAAGGGATAAGTTTTTTGATAAGAAAGTAGAGGAGTAA
- a CDS encoding DJ-1/PfpI family protein, whose protein sequence is MAKKILMIAGDYVEDYEIMVPFQAMLSVGLEVDVVAPGRKNGDTIPTAIHDFVGDQTYKELTGHQFAINADIDAINLDDYDGLYVPGGRAPEYLRLEQKILDIVKHFFDADKPVAAICHGIQILTVARVLEGRTLTAYVAVGPDIELVGGTWKNIPADQAIVDGNLVTSPAWPGHPAILAEFYKLLGMSISH, encoded by the coding sequence ATGGCAAAAAAAATTTTAATGATCGCTGGGGACTATGTGGAAGATTATGAAATCATGGTACCTTTTCAGGCAATGCTTTCTGTAGGACTGGAGGTGGACGTAGTAGCTCCTGGCCGTAAAAACGGAGACACCATCCCCACTGCTATCCACGATTTTGTAGGAGACCAAACCTACAAGGAATTGACTGGGCATCAATTTGCAATTAATGCAGACATCGATGCCATAAATTTAGATGATTACGATGGATTGTACGTCCCTGGAGGAAGGGCACCTGAGTACCTTAGGCTAGAGCAAAAAATACTGGATATCGTAAAGCACTTCTTTGACGCTGACAAGCCGGTGGCCGCTATCTGCCATGGTATCCAAATCCTGACCGTAGCGCGCGTGTTGGAAGGCAGGACACTTACCGCTTATGTGGCAGTGGGTCCCGATATCGAGCTGGTCGGTGGTACATGGAAAAATATTCCTGCCGACCAAGCCATTGTGGACGGCAACTTGGTCACTTCTCCTGCTTGGCCTGGTCACCCGGCAATTTTGGCGGAGTTCTATAAGTTACTGGGCATGTCAATTAGCCATTGA
- a CDS encoding 1-acyl-sn-glycerol-3-phosphate acyltransferase has product MDKKDWSLEESKKKFIEIKEVIRDKNPTLLKWIPGFVLNYIRKITHEDDVNRLMADYGHLHGMDFVHALIADFGVEIDLRGAENIPLTEPVIFASNHPLGGFDGIAFMHAIGKYRQDIRFLVNDILTNIKNFDPLFVAVNKHGSHGRGAARLIEETYAGDNAVLVFPAGLVSRKQQGGISDLEWKKSFITKAKKYKKDIVPVYIDGRNSSFFYNLAKFRKKIGIKANVEMMYLADEMFGQKNKKVTIHVGKPISYQYFDDTKSEKDWAEDVKKVVYSIASES; this is encoded by the coding sequence TTGGATAAAAAAGATTGGTCATTGGAGGAGTCGAAAAAGAAATTTATTGAAATCAAAGAGGTCATCCGGGACAAAAATCCCACATTGCTGAAGTGGATTCCGGGCTTTGTGCTGAACTACATCCGAAAAATCACCCATGAAGACGATGTAAACCGGTTGATGGCTGATTATGGTCATTTGCATGGGATGGATTTCGTTCATGCACTTATAGCGGATTTTGGAGTTGAAATCGACCTAAGAGGAGCAGAAAACATTCCCCTGACCGAACCGGTGATATTTGCCTCAAACCATCCACTGGGTGGGTTTGATGGGATCGCCTTTATGCATGCCATCGGTAAATACCGTCAGGATATACGGTTTTTGGTCAATGATATTTTGACCAATATCAAGAACTTTGACCCTTTGTTTGTGGCTGTAAACAAACATGGCAGTCATGGGCGAGGGGCTGCACGATTGATCGAAGAGACCTATGCAGGGGATAATGCTGTATTGGTCTTTCCGGCTGGTTTGGTTTCCAGAAAACAACAGGGAGGCATCAGTGACCTTGAATGGAAGAAAAGCTTTATCACCAAGGCCAAAAAGTATAAAAAAGATATAGTGCCTGTCTACATAGATGGCAGAAACTCTTCTTTTTTTTATAATTTGGCCAAATTCCGTAAGAAAATCGGTATTAAGGCAAATGTTGAAATGATGTATTTGGCAGATGAGATGTTTGGCCAAAAGAACAAAAAAGTAACTATACATGTAGGAAAACCAATTTCTTACCAGTATTTTGATGATACAAAAAGTGAAAAAGACTGGGCAGAGGACGTAAAGAAAGTCGTTTATTCCATTGCCTCAGAAAGTTAA
- a CDS encoding TonB-dependent receptor yields MKKLISLWITVMTILVSPTQVNAQRINTLKGVVTDQESGEKLIGASVYWESSENKGVISDEDGSFELPLSILPKTLVVSFIGFKRKEIRITKENAIGTLSVRLEASAEGLAEVVVEGNHEEDITQSVDMGRNIVPIETLKSIPSLFGEVDVLRGLQLLPGIQTAGEGTTGLFVRGGSSDQNLIQLDGAPVYNPSHFFGFFSVFNPDALDEVDLYKGNIPATYGGRLSSVVDISMKEGRTDRIHGVGGIGNISSKITVDGPLFSEKSSFVVTGRRTYADLFLKLSNDEGINSNRLFFYDLGGKMTFRPSVKDKITISSYYGRDYLQAGDMFGFGWKNWINAAQWSKTFNKKTFLDVNGYYSQYDYLIEIMDEDNGFSWSSLISEGGLRWLFTLIPSDKAVIEAGAHSRYYHFSPVDMSTSPGSQVSPITTNSGNGLQQDFFVSGELDISPRLKLEGGLRWSLYAQIGNGAKYIYDNGPKSESGEITDTVYYDKLRPMKFYQGKEPRIALRFKISDNLSFKSAYNRNFQYLQVASNSSAGLPIDRWALASEYIHPIKSDQYSAGLYQTLSGGDWELSMEGYYKEYDRIIDVKQGADVLFTDHLETEVLDGRGWSYGGELLLKKNAGKTTGWLGYTYSRTFRKIAGISEGKAYNPRYDRPHDVSLVLQHEFSERLTANMTFVYSTGQAVSFPVGTYAIDNQQMPLYSPLRNEDRFPDYHRMDLAVTWKNKDKGKRWKGSWNFSIYNVYGRKNPYSYQFKDIVNNDVHYDSSSDGMVYSRRPGVVMTYLFTFLPSVSYNFEF; encoded by the coding sequence ATGAAAAAGCTTATATCCTTATGGATAACGGTAATGACGATACTGGTAAGTCCCACACAGGTCAATGCCCAGAGAATAAACACGTTAAAGGGCGTGGTCACTGATCAGGAAAGCGGTGAAAAATTGATCGGGGCTTCCGTTTATTGGGAATCATCAGAAAATAAGGGTGTTATAAGTGATGAGGACGGTTCTTTTGAACTTCCTTTGAGCATTTTACCCAAGACCTTGGTGGTGTCCTTTATTGGATTTAAGAGAAAGGAAATACGCATTACCAAGGAAAACGCCATTGGTACGTTGTCTGTTAGGCTGGAAGCTTCCGCAGAAGGACTGGCAGAGGTAGTTGTGGAAGGAAACCATGAAGAGGATATTACCCAAAGTGTGGATATGGGGAGAAACATCGTGCCGATAGAAACCCTTAAGTCTATCCCCAGCTTATTTGGCGAAGTGGATGTATTGAGGGGATTACAGCTCCTTCCCGGTATCCAGACTGCCGGTGAAGGGACCACGGGCCTGTTTGTACGTGGTGGCAGTTCCGACCAAAACCTGATTCAGCTTGATGGTGCGCCTGTTTATAATCCATCCCATTTCTTTGGGTTTTTCTCCGTCTTTAATCCAGATGCCTTGGATGAAGTGGATCTTTACAAGGGGAATATTCCTGCTACTTACGGAGGCAGGCTGTCATCTGTAGTGGACATTTCCATGAAAGAAGGACGCACGGACAGGATTCATGGGGTAGGGGGAATCGGGAATATCAGTTCCAAGATCACCGTAGACGGGCCACTGTTTTCGGAAAAATCATCCTTCGTGGTCACGGGTAGAAGGACATATGCCGATCTTTTTCTCAAACTTTCCAATGATGAAGGAATCAATAGTAACCGCTTATTTTTTTACGACTTGGGCGGGAAAATGACGTTTAGACCATCGGTAAAGGATAAGATTACCATCTCAAGTTATTATGGCCGTGATTACCTCCAAGCGGGAGATATGTTTGGGTTTGGTTGGAAAAACTGGATCAATGCCGCTCAGTGGAGCAAAACATTCAACAAGAAAACTTTTCTGGATGTCAATGGGTATTATTCCCAATACGATTATTTGATCGAAATAATGGATGAAGACAATGGCTTCAGCTGGAGTAGCCTGATTTCTGAAGGGGGACTGCGATGGTTATTTACCCTAATACCCAGTGACAAAGCTGTTATTGAAGCGGGAGCACACAGCAGGTATTATCATTTTTCACCTGTGGACATGAGTACATCCCCGGGAAGCCAGGTTTCGCCCATTACCACTAATTCCGGTAATGGACTACAGCAGGATTTTTTCGTTTCTGGAGAACTTGATATTTCACCAAGGTTAAAACTGGAAGGAGGGCTGAGATGGAGCTTGTACGCCCAGATTGGCAATGGAGCAAAGTATATCTATGATAATGGTCCCAAAAGTGAAAGTGGTGAAATTACCGATACGGTATATTATGATAAACTGCGCCCCATGAAATTCTATCAAGGTAAAGAACCCCGAATTGCCTTGCGATTTAAGATTAGCGACAATCTATCCTTCAAAAGTGCTTATAACAGAAATTTCCAGTATTTACAGGTAGCTTCCAATAGTTCGGCCGGCTTACCGATAGACCGATGGGCACTTGCCAGTGAATACATCCATCCGATCAAATCTGACCAGTATTCAGCAGGGCTTTACCAAACCTTATCAGGGGGAGATTGGGAATTGTCCATGGAAGGGTATTATAAGGAATATGATCGAATCATAGACGTCAAGCAAGGAGCTGATGTACTGTTTACAGATCACTTGGAGACAGAAGTGCTGGATGGAAGGGGATGGTCCTATGGCGGAGAGCTTTTGCTGAAGAAAAATGCGGGCAAGACCACAGGGTGGTTGGGATATACCTATTCGAGAACCTTCCGAAAAATAGCAGGCATCAGTGAGGGCAAAGCCTATAATCCGCGCTATGATCGTCCGCATGATGTTTCTCTGGTCCTGCAGCATGAATTCAGTGAGCGCCTGACAGCAAACATGACCTTTGTGTACTCCACAGGACAAGCGGTAAGTTTTCCTGTGGGAACCTATGCAATAGACAACCAGCAGATGCCATTATATAGTCCATTACGCAATGAGGACAGGTTTCCGGATTATCACCGGATGGATTTGGCGGTTACTTGGAAGAATAAGGACAAGGGTAAAAGGTGGAAAGGGAGTTGGAATTTTAGCATATATAACGTGTATGGAAGAAAGAACCCTTATTCCTATCAGTTCAAGGATATCGTCAATAACGATGTCCATTATGATTCTTCTTCTGATGGGATGGTCTACTCCAGAAGACCGGGTGTGGTGATGACCTATTTGTTCACCTTTTTACCGTCAGTTTCCTATAATTTTGAATTTTAA
- a CDS encoding VWA domain-containing protein: MIWAYPDLTLIGILAAVFGVLYFIYLIRFWRINKRLKVKKHRLLMKMGLRTIYFILFLVALAGPSVGNATKEIKQEGKDLFIAIDLSQSMKATDISPSRLQRVKYELKNLIKNFSTDRIGLIIFSSEAFIQCPLTFDQNVLQLHLDGLNTSLVPNSGTDIAAPLALAIKKFHTDENQDPKSKSIVLISDGENFGDNLNNILDQLKDEGIRVFSLGVGTEKGSTIPRGNGVIMDESSNAPAVSKLSSNTLKRIASETNGQYFEISDESQEIPQLISSIEKLEGAVTGSRTVEASANKFFYFLLAALGLAILDMILPLKTISM; this comes from the coding sequence ATGATTTGGGCATATCCTGACTTAACATTAATTGGTATCTTGGCCGCCGTTTTTGGCGTGCTCTATTTTATTTACCTCATACGCTTCTGGCGCATCAATAAAAGGCTGAAGGTCAAAAAGCATCGGCTCCTGATGAAAATGGGCCTGCGAACCATTTACTTCATACTTTTCCTCGTGGCACTGGCTGGCCCATCAGTGGGCAATGCCACCAAGGAAATCAAACAAGAAGGTAAGGATTTGTTTATTGCCATCGACCTCTCACAGTCCATGAAAGCCACAGACATCAGTCCCTCGAGGCTTCAGCGCGTAAAATACGAGTTAAAAAACCTTATCAAAAACTTTAGCACTGACCGTATTGGCCTCATCATCTTTAGCTCCGAAGCCTTTATACAGTGTCCACTGACCTTTGACCAAAATGTCCTACAGCTCCATTTGGATGGGTTGAACACCAGTTTGGTACCAAACTCCGGGACGGACATCGCTGCCCCTTTGGCCTTGGCAATAAAGAAATTCCACACAGACGAAAACCAAGATCCCAAATCAAAATCCATCGTGCTGATCAGTGATGGAGAAAACTTCGGTGACAACCTGAACAACATCCTCGATCAACTTAAAGATGAAGGCATCAGGGTCTTTAGCCTTGGCGTAGGAACCGAAAAAGGCAGCACGATTCCCAGGGGAAATGGCGTGATCATGGACGAATCTTCCAATGCACCCGCTGTCAGCAAACTGAGCTCCAATACGCTAAAGAGAATTGCCAGCGAAACCAATGGCCAGTATTTTGAAATCAGTGATGAGAGCCAAGAGATTCCACAGCTGATTTCCTCTATCGAAAAACTTGAAGGTGCCGTAACAGGTTCCCGAACGGTAGAAGCCTCTGCCAACAAGTTTTTCTACTTCTTGCTGGCAGCTCTGGGCTTGGCCATACTTGATATGATCCTGCCCTTGAAAACCATTAGTATGTAA
- a CDS encoding sulfatase, protein MILKRLFCLVFLIIGGKAVAQQGEKPNVLFIIADDLTANAVSCYGNPLKITPNIDQLAAEGTRYERAYCQFPVCGPSRASFMSGYYPHATETFGYTSGRENIGPDKVTWSQLFKNNGYYTARVSKIYHMGVPGDIEKGSNGADDAASWQERFNSPGPEWKAEGAAELVQNNPYNKLERKGGNVMTIVKASGDDLVHADGKTAEKASELLRVHKEGPFFLAVGFVRPHVPFVAPKNYFKAYPYREMILPPKVVGDWDDIPDNGINYVTTVNAEMSEDQEKKAISGYYASVAYMDAQVGKVLKTLKEEGLEDNTIVIFTSDHGFHLGEHEFWMKVSLHEESARVPLIIKVPGKAPAVCRSFAELIDLYPTVAELAGLELPGAIQGKSLAKTLDDPSYKVRDMAFSVSQFRGKHMFLLRNDNWAFIQYEEDGAGGLELFDMANDPRQFNNLAANPQYADQVKMFQERLKEKLAEVRDNDLGKGYGISGK, encoded by the coding sequence ATGATATTGAAACGATTGTTTTGCTTGGTATTTTTGATCATTGGTGGTAAGGCTGTGGCCCAACAAGGGGAAAAGCCTAACGTATTGTTTATCATAGCCGATGACCTGACGGCCAATGCCGTGTCCTGTTACGGCAATCCTTTGAAAATCACCCCGAATATAGACCAGCTGGCAGCGGAAGGGACACGCTATGAGCGAGCATATTGTCAATTTCCCGTTTGTGGTCCTTCACGGGCATCTTTCATGTCTGGATATTATCCTCATGCCACAGAAACTTTTGGCTATACCAGTGGCAGGGAAAATATAGGCCCCGACAAGGTCACTTGGTCACAGCTTTTTAAAAATAATGGTTACTACACCGCTCGGGTGAGTAAAATTTATCACATGGGTGTCCCCGGAGATATCGAAAAGGGATCAAATGGTGCTGACGACGCTGCCTCCTGGCAAGAGCGATTCAACAGCCCGGGGCCAGAGTGGAAGGCAGAAGGAGCGGCAGAACTGGTGCAAAACAATCCCTACAATAAACTGGAGCGAAAGGGGGGCAATGTCATGACCATCGTTAAGGCATCCGGAGACGATTTGGTACATGCTGATGGGAAAACCGCCGAAAAGGCTTCCGAATTGCTCCGGGTACATAAAGAAGGTCCTTTCTTTTTGGCGGTAGGCTTTGTCCGTCCACATGTCCCTTTTGTGGCGCCAAAGAACTATTTTAAAGCATATCCCTATAGAGAAATGATCTTGCCGCCAAAGGTAGTTGGAGATTGGGACGACATACCCGACAATGGTATCAACTACGTCACCACGGTCAATGCCGAGATGTCAGAAGACCAAGAGAAAAAAGCCATCTCCGGCTATTATGCCTCGGTGGCCTATATGGATGCCCAAGTAGGAAAAGTACTAAAAACCCTCAAAGAAGAGGGCTTGGAAGACAATACGATTGTGATATTTACCTCTGATCATGGATTTCACTTGGGTGAACATGAGTTTTGGATGAAAGTGAGTCTTCACGAAGAGTCGGCCAGGGTACCATTGATCATCAAAGTTCCTGGGAAAGCACCTGCGGTGTGTCGTTCCTTTGCGGAATTAATCGATCTGTACCCGACGGTGGCTGAATTGGCCGGATTGGAATTGCCCGGTGCAATCCAGGGAAAAAGCTTGGCCAAGACCTTAGATGATCCTAGTTACAAAGTGAGGGATATGGCGTTTTCGGTATCTCAGTTCAGGGGTAAGCACATGTTTTTGTTGAGAAATGATAACTGGGCTTTTATCCAATACGAGGAAGATGGAGCAGGTGGTTTAGAGCTGTTTGATATGGCCAATGATCCCCGGCAGTTTAACAACTTGGCGGCCAATCCGCAATATGCTGATCAAGTGAAGATGTTTCAGGAGCGGCTAAAGGAGAAGTTGGCAGAGGTAAGGGATAATGATCTGGGGAAGGGCTATGGAATTAGTGGGAAGTAA
- a CDS encoding DUF4249 family protein, giving the protein MMQKNLILGLLILLFSCQEEVHLELRDTVDFPVVEGIWTTNSNLNQVRVSMSQSYYDSSTYRPVTDAEVYIIHEERGKRFNFEYSQQTKSYLPVYNERGFEGQHYTLHVKMNGNHYRSSGVLLEAPELDSLSYRYKEKRLLRPEGYYITLHGKIPFEEDNYYRVRVVRNDTLLVSRSDYLLFDETFGTAALEDGFEIETIPFDEGDEVRIGLYRLNEGAYDYLEGLVELMYNDGGLFTPPPQNPPSNFELVEGDTPVLGYYMVGPVLSEAVTIQ; this is encoded by the coding sequence ATGATGCAGAAAAATTTAATTTTGGGATTATTGATCCTGTTGTTTTCCTGTCAGGAGGAAGTTCATTTGGAGTTGAGAGATACAGTGGACTTTCCCGTAGTGGAGGGAATATGGACAACCAATAGTAACCTGAATCAAGTAAGGGTTTCCATGAGTCAATCGTATTACGATTCATCAACTTATCGTCCTGTGACTGATGCTGAAGTGTACATTATCCATGAAGAGCGTGGCAAACGGTTTAATTTTGAATATTCCCAGCAGACCAAATCATACCTTCCTGTTTATAATGAGCGGGGATTTGAAGGGCAGCATTACACCCTACATGTAAAGATGAACGGAAATCATTACCGATCATCCGGGGTGTTGTTAGAGGCTCCGGAATTGGATAGCTTGAGCTATCGGTACAAAGAGAAAAGGTTATTAAGACCAGAAGGATATTACATTACACTTCACGGCAAAATCCCTTTTGAGGAGGACAATTACTACCGGGTAAGAGTAGTGAGAAATGATACTCTCTTGGTTTCCAGAAGCGATTATTTGTTGTTTGATGAGACTTTTGGTACGGCAGCTCTGGAGGACGGCTTTGAAATAGAGACCATACCGTTTGATGAGGGGGATGAAGTGCGAATTGGACTATATCGGTTAAATGAAGGGGCCTATGACTATTTGGAAGGCCTGGTGGAATTGATGTATAATGATGGGGGACTCTTCACTCCACCTCCCCAGAATCCGCCCAGTAATTTTGAATTGGTAGAAGGAGATACGCCAGTTTTGGGATATTATATGGTTGGGCCTGTTTTATCAGAGGCGGTGACGATCCAATAG